The proteins below are encoded in one region of Chelmon rostratus isolate fCheRos1 chromosome 21, fCheRos1.pri, whole genome shotgun sequence:
- the LOC121624727 gene encoding breast cancer type 1 susceptibility protein homolog isoform X3, translating to MLITLNCSSESKLLKITMKTPKATDVKKGISVLWETLQCPICLDLMTTPVSTKCDHQFCKFCMLKLLDSTKQKGANCPVCKAKITKRSLQESPGFQRLVTGLQDMIRAYEHDTGTNYLTGISQKKGQSGVADVEAAKHRHDMSSGDTPDTDHDNVENVYSDDLPRSHSSTIAAQNGFARLMGLEDTSPVTAENEGLDSGLGEAPPTSDRKMHSPTNNLESMETESSEVAEMAAITHKTRGKVRVPKLKKASPCPSLSPDETEHQPLKKSSRKKQKKDSGPDKILNQKQKKSLEKVAEWLMKVPAEGSLELEKANEDSDDSDSCSSTSTIDVRQHSTDVNPRREDRAKALEDQVFGAVYKRERRGKRTVSPPLNVFVSPPTNKRKSDMEEEQQMIEEVKDTSSDIIKEAEQMEVVDENNDDKCGEELNNFAGDKNNEVPVSDIGQQQTERKSKRRTRNTPQQVDSDLLEQAKAKSESTEEKKTDKRKGKNTRSEKGKHARVTKPLVLVGVQNGESSPQTKPRSEEVQVQIENYPSSEDHEIPVTRSTRRSRRLQVFAEEVQDGHKKANLKANIPEKSSNVANQSEDAKGGTLDNTALPKNENMTKLPERNGCIYDQDLGGIEDMECGERTSYVSPTEGAEECIAEVPNPESLSEASAACCVPVVPSSTSPTEAAVVDPTLESDNPANRFPDGIQLETSARETRCAGTENEEKNDSELDTEQLLKTFKAAKRKSFHLGGPNAKRSRSSDREDVQRAEAEENRRVCSGVESADNPIHTKISEITSREALRDDENSSCSDLISPSNSPGLKRKTVEKPDQVVVVASISDSSCSSQVTAGGKCVSRNSVSSALTPNKVSKCEAESPHLPVVPQVVESGLCFMVVEHEELNEASQYSQVTKEQLDGTLREEVRDGISVGNSSRKRSVNAENESSLTPDGLEMPVVQIADEAKSCGRGSGELSALSSIESMPRKRTRAQRLASSSDSSDSSAEGFLTLAEVFKTSAPPLRREPGSSNEAGRCEGATAEGEEQLCRPPACPSPDCVSSSQASVDLFGTPDECDVPVNDPGVSVESSQFSSEVLVTQQKLEIQKELVRLEKLMALVSEVLQEKEESPAKEVPSKTNQSSKTAGPDTHRPLPCDQVTGSDRKCVPEAEQEPSTRPSDGKEVTQPGVSKHCIADMAAQRSAPTAPSVKGTGPSKTLSSSSAAKQSNGSPSDGQEDKENRDRSKAKMVLVSSGLGPNEQIMVKKFAKRVGARVVSQVTPEVTHVIMHTDERLVCERTLKYFLGIAGRKWVVSFHWISECFKQKKVLDESVFEVRGDVVNGANHQGPMRARSTEDNHLLMKGYRICFQGPFTDMTTDEMEWMVELCGAAVVKDPLLLDSKQSHQLVIVQPGSGSSPSTYSSLSKQAAVVTRGWLLDTVATYTLQNYSKYAT from the exons ATGTTGATAACTCTGAACTGTAGCTCAGAAAGCAAG cttttaaaaatcaCAATGAAAACCCCAAAGGCCACAGATGTCAAAAAGGGGATTTCAGTCCTTTGGGAGACCCTGCAGTGTCCAATATG CTTGGACTTAATGACCACACCTGTATCTACTAAGTGTGATCATCAGTTTTGCAA aTTTTGCATGCTAAAACTTTTAGACAGCACCAAACAAAAGGGGGCTAACTGTCCAGTGTGTAAGGCCAAGATAACCAAAAG GAGCTTACAGGAGAGTCCTGGATTTCAGAGGCTTGTCACTGGCTTGCAGGACATGATTCGGGCATATGAACATGACACCGGCACAAACT acTTAACTGGAATATCCCAGAAAAAAGGACAATCGGG AGTCGCAGATGTTGAAGCTGCTAAACATCGTCATGATATGTCATCTGGAGACACACCTGACACTGACCATGACAATGTGGAAAATGTTTACAGTGATGATCTTCCAAGGTCCCACTCCTCAACTATAGCAG CCCAGAATGGTTTTGCAAGGCTTATGGGACTTGAAGACACCAGTCCCGTAACGGCAGAAAACGAAGGCCTGGACAGTGGCCTTGGGGAGGCACCACCAACTTCTGACAGAAAAATGCACAGCCCTACAAATAATTTGGAATCAATGGAAACAGAATCGTCTGAAGTTGCTGAAATGGCAGCAATAACACACAAAACTAGAGGCAAAGTGAGAGTTCCCAAATTGAAGAAAGCCTCTCCTTGTCCATCATTAAGTCCAGACGAGACCGAACACCAGCCTTTAAAAAAGTCCTCcaggaagaagcagaaaaaggaTTCGGGGCCTGACAAGATTCttaatcagaaacagaaaaaaagtctaGAGAAAGTCGCTGAGTGGCTCATGAAAGTTCCAGCTGAAGGAAGTCTCGAGTTGGAGAAAGCGAACGAAGACAGCGAtgactctgacagctgttcTTCCACTTCAACAATAGATGTCAGGCAACATAGCACTGATGTGAATCCTAGGAGGGAGGATCGAGCTAAAGCCCTTGAGGACCAGGTGTTCGGGGCCGTCTACAAGCGAGAGCGGAGAGGGAAGAGGACCGTCTCTCCTCCGctaaatgtttttgtcagcccaccaacaaataaaaggaaaagcGATATGGAGGAGGAGCAACAAATGATAGAAGAAGTAAAGGACACCAGCAGTGACATCATTAAAGAAGCAGAACAGATGGAAGTCGtggatgaaaataatgatgacaAATGTGGGGAAGAGTTGAACAACTTTGCAGGTGACAAAAATAATGAGGTTCCTGTGTCTGATATtggacagcagcaaacagaaagaaagtcaAAGAGGAGGACGCGTAACACTCCGCAACAGGTTGACAGTGATTTGCTAGAGCAAGCTAAGGCAAAGTCAGAGAGcactgaggaaaagaaaactgatAAGAGGAAAGGTAAAAACACAAGGTCGGAAAAAGGCAAGCATGCTAGAGTGACAAAACCTCTTGTTCTGGTTGGAGTACAAAATGGAGAAAGCAGTCCTCAGACCAAACCAAGGTCAGAAGAAGTTCAAGTTCAAATTGAGAATTACCCTAGTAGCGAGGACCACGAAATCCCCGTCACAAGGAGCACCAGGAGAAGTAGGAGACTTCAAGTCTTTGCTGAGGAAGTCCAGGATGGTCACAAGAAAGCAAACTTGAAAGCAAATATAcctgaaaaaagcagcaatgtTGCAAATCAATCTGAGGACGCTAAAGGTGGAACATTGGATAATACAGCATTGCCgaagaatgaaaacatgacaaagctgCCCGAAAGAAACGGATGTATTTATGATCAAGATTTAGGGGGAATAGAAGACATGGAGTGTGGTGAGAGGACATCTTATGTGAGCCCAACAGAAGGTGCTGAAGAATGCATTGCTGAAGTGCCAAATCCTGAAAGTTTGTCTGAAGCTAGTGCTGCTTGTTGTGTCCCTGTGGTCCCAAGCTCTACAAGTCCAACTGAAGCAGCTGTGGTAGATCCAACACTTGAAAGTGACAATCCGGCCAATCGCTTCCCAGATGGTATTCAGTTGGAGACTTCAGCCCGTGAGACCAGATGTGCTGGAACAGAAAACGAGGAGAAGAACGACAGCGAGCTGGACACAGAGCAACTGCTCAAGACCTTTAAAGCTGCCAAGAGGAAATCTTTCCATCTCGGTGGTCCAAATGCGAAAAGGAGCCGTAGTTCAGACCGAGAAGATGTTCAGCGtgctgaggcagaggagaacCGGCGTGTTTGTTCTGGTGTTGAATCTGCAGACAATCCCATACACACAAAGATATCTGAGATCACCAGCCGAGAGGCATTAAGAGACGATGAGAACTCGTCATGTAGTGACTTGATCTCTCCTTCTAACTCGCCAGGCCTGAAAAGAAAAACGGTCGAGAAACCAGATCAAGTGGTGGTCGTAGCCTCAATCTCTGATAGCAGTTGCTCTAGTCAAGTCACAGCGGGTGGCAAATGTGTCTCCAGGAATAGTGTTAGCAGTGCCCTCACACCTAATAAAGTGTCAAAATGTGAGGCAGAAAGTCCTCACCTGCCTGTTGTGCCTCAAGTGGTAGAATCTGGGCTCTGCTTCATGGTCGTTGAACACGAGGAGCTAAACGAGGCCTCCCAGTATTCTCAAGTCACAAAGGAACAGCTTGATGGTACCTTGAGGGAGGAGGTAAGAGACGGCATTTCTGTGGGCAATTCCAGCCGAAAACGTTCGGTCAATGCAGAAAACGAGTCCTCTTTAACTCCCGATGGCCTCGAAATGCCAGTCGTGCAAATTGCAGACGAAGCAAAGTCGTGCGGCCGTGGCAGCGGAGAGCTCAGCGCCCTGTCCTCCATTGAGAGCATGCCGAGGAAGAGGACGAGGGCCCAGAGGCTCGCGTCTTCCTCTGACTCATCAGATAGCAGCGCAGAGGGATTTCTAACTTTGGCGGAAGTTTTCAAGACATCGGCTCCTCCCCTGCGCCGTGAGCCGGGAAGCTCAAATGAAGCTGGGAGATGTGAGGGAGCTACGGCTGAGGGAGAGGAACAGTTGTGCCGTCCACCTGCATGCCCAAGCCCCGACTGCGTTAGTTCCAGCCAAGCATCTGTGGACTTGTTCGGCACGCCAGATGAAT gtgaTGTCCCAGTAAATGACCCCGGTGTTTCTGTGGAATCATCACAATTTTCAAGCGAGGTCCTTGTTACCCAG CAAAAGCTGGAGATACAGAAGGAGCTGGTGAGATTGGAGAAGTTGATGGCTCTTGTGTCAGAGGTGCttcaggagaaagaagaaagtcCTGCAAAAGAAGTCCCCTCGAAAACCAACCAAAGCAGCAAAACCGCAG GCCCAGACACTCACAGACCCCTCCCGTGTGACCAGGTCACAGGTTCTGACAG GAAATGTGTTCCAGAAGCAGAACAGGAGCCCAGCACAAGACCATCTGATGGCAAAGAGGTCACACAGCCCGGTGTGTCAAAGCACTGCATTGCAGATATGG cAGCACAACGTTCCGCACCCACAGCGCCGAGTGTAAAAGGCACCGGACCCTCCAAGACACTTAGTTCAAGTTCAGCAGCCAAACAGAGCAATGGTTCACCATCAGACGggcaggaagacaaagaaaacagagataGAAGCAAAGCAAAGATGGTGCTTGTGTCATCTGGATTAGGGCCCAATGAACAG ATAATGGTGAAAAAGTTTGCCAAGCGAGTTGGTGCCCGTGTGGTCTCCCAGGTGACGCCAGAGGTGACCCATGTCATAATGCACACGG ATGAACGACTGGTGTGTGAGCGCACGCTGAAGTACTTCCTTGGCATTGCAGGCAGGAAGTGGGTGGTGAGCTTCCACT GGATTTCAGAGTGCTTCAAACAGAAGAAAGTCTTAGATGAG AGTGTCTTTGAAGTGAGAGGTGACGTGGTGAATGGAGCCAACCACCAGGGCCCGATGAGAGCTCGCAGCACTGAAGACAACCAC ttgCTTATGAAGGGCTACAGGATCTGCTTCCAGGGGCCGTTTACAGACATGACTACAG
- the LOC121624727 gene encoding breast cancer type 1 susceptibility protein homolog isoform X2: MLITLNCSSESKLLKITMKTPKATDVKKGISVLWETLQCPICLDLMTTPVSTKCDHQFCKFCMLKLLDSTKQKGANCPVCKAKITKRSLQESPGFQRLVTGLQDMIRAYEHDTGTNYLTGISQKKGQSGVADVEAAKHRHDMSSGDTPDTDHDNVENVYSDDLPRSHSSTIAAQNGFARLMGLEDTSPVTAENEGLDSGLGEAPPTSDRKMHSPTNNLESMETESSEVAEMAAITHKTRGKVRVPKLKKASPCPSLSPDETEHQPLKKSSRKKQKKDSGPDKILNQKQKKSLEKVAEWLMKVPAEGSLELEKANEDSDDSDSCSSTSTIDVRQHSTDVNPRREDRAKALEDQVFGAVYKRERRGKRTVSPPLNVFVSPPTNKRKSDMEEEQQMIEEVKDTSSDIIKEAEQMEVVDENNDDKCGEELNNFAGDKNNEVPVSDIGQQQTERKSKRRTRNTPQQVDSDLLEQAKAKSESTEEKKTDKRKGKNTRSEKGKHARVTKPLVLVGVQNGESSPQTKPRSEEVQVQIENYPSSEDHEIPVTRSTRRSRRLQVFAEEVQDGHKKANLKANIPEKSSNVANQSEDAKGGTLDNTALPKNENMTKLPERNGCIYDQDLGGIEDMECGERTSYVSPTEGAEECIAEVPNPESLSEASAACCVPVVPSSTSPTEAAVVDPTLESDNPANRFPDGIQLETSARETRCAGTENEEKNDSELDTEQLLKTFKAAKRKSFHLGGPNAKRSRSSDREDVQRAEAEENRRVCSGVESADNPIHTKISEITSREALRDDENSSCSDLISPSNSPGLKRKTVEKPDQVVVVASISDSSCSSQVTAGGKCVSRNSVSSALTPNKVSKCEAESPHLPVVPQVVESGLCFMVVEHEELNEASQYSQVTKEQLDGTLREEVRDGISVGNSSRKRSVNAENESSLTPDGLEMPVVQIADEAKSCGRGSGELSALSSIESMPRKRTRAQRLASSSDSSDSSAEGFLTLAEVFKTSAPPLRREPGSSNEAGRCEGATAEGEEQLCRPPACPSPDCVSSSQASVDLFGTPDECDVPVNDPGVSVESSQFSSEVLVTQQKLEIQKELVRLEKLMALVSEVLQEKEESPAKEVPSKTNQSSKTAGPDTHRPLPCDQVTGSDRKCVPEAEQEPSTRPSDGKEVTQPGVSKHCIADMAQRSAPTAPSVKGTGPSKTLSSSSAAKQSNGSPSDGQEDKENRDRSKAKMVLVSSGLGPNEQIMVKKFAKRVGARVVSQVTPEVTHVIMHTDERLVCERTLKYFLGIAGRKWVVSFHWISECFKQKKVLDESVFEVRGDVVNGANHQGPMRARSTEDNHLLMKGYRICFQGPFTDMTTDEMEWMVELCGAAVVKDPLLLDSKQKSHQLVIVQPGSGSSPSTYSSLSKQAAVVTRGWLLDTVATYTLQNYSKYAT, from the exons ATGTTGATAACTCTGAACTGTAGCTCAGAAAGCAAG cttttaaaaatcaCAATGAAAACCCCAAAGGCCACAGATGTCAAAAAGGGGATTTCAGTCCTTTGGGAGACCCTGCAGTGTCCAATATG CTTGGACTTAATGACCACACCTGTATCTACTAAGTGTGATCATCAGTTTTGCAA aTTTTGCATGCTAAAACTTTTAGACAGCACCAAACAAAAGGGGGCTAACTGTCCAGTGTGTAAGGCCAAGATAACCAAAAG GAGCTTACAGGAGAGTCCTGGATTTCAGAGGCTTGTCACTGGCTTGCAGGACATGATTCGGGCATATGAACATGACACCGGCACAAACT acTTAACTGGAATATCCCAGAAAAAAGGACAATCGGG AGTCGCAGATGTTGAAGCTGCTAAACATCGTCATGATATGTCATCTGGAGACACACCTGACACTGACCATGACAATGTGGAAAATGTTTACAGTGATGATCTTCCAAGGTCCCACTCCTCAACTATAGCAG CCCAGAATGGTTTTGCAAGGCTTATGGGACTTGAAGACACCAGTCCCGTAACGGCAGAAAACGAAGGCCTGGACAGTGGCCTTGGGGAGGCACCACCAACTTCTGACAGAAAAATGCACAGCCCTACAAATAATTTGGAATCAATGGAAACAGAATCGTCTGAAGTTGCTGAAATGGCAGCAATAACACACAAAACTAGAGGCAAAGTGAGAGTTCCCAAATTGAAGAAAGCCTCTCCTTGTCCATCATTAAGTCCAGACGAGACCGAACACCAGCCTTTAAAAAAGTCCTCcaggaagaagcagaaaaaggaTTCGGGGCCTGACAAGATTCttaatcagaaacagaaaaaaagtctaGAGAAAGTCGCTGAGTGGCTCATGAAAGTTCCAGCTGAAGGAAGTCTCGAGTTGGAGAAAGCGAACGAAGACAGCGAtgactctgacagctgttcTTCCACTTCAACAATAGATGTCAGGCAACATAGCACTGATGTGAATCCTAGGAGGGAGGATCGAGCTAAAGCCCTTGAGGACCAGGTGTTCGGGGCCGTCTACAAGCGAGAGCGGAGAGGGAAGAGGACCGTCTCTCCTCCGctaaatgtttttgtcagcccaccaacaaataaaaggaaaagcGATATGGAGGAGGAGCAACAAATGATAGAAGAAGTAAAGGACACCAGCAGTGACATCATTAAAGAAGCAGAACAGATGGAAGTCGtggatgaaaataatgatgacaAATGTGGGGAAGAGTTGAACAACTTTGCAGGTGACAAAAATAATGAGGTTCCTGTGTCTGATATtggacagcagcaaacagaaagaaagtcaAAGAGGAGGACGCGTAACACTCCGCAACAGGTTGACAGTGATTTGCTAGAGCAAGCTAAGGCAAAGTCAGAGAGcactgaggaaaagaaaactgatAAGAGGAAAGGTAAAAACACAAGGTCGGAAAAAGGCAAGCATGCTAGAGTGACAAAACCTCTTGTTCTGGTTGGAGTACAAAATGGAGAAAGCAGTCCTCAGACCAAACCAAGGTCAGAAGAAGTTCAAGTTCAAATTGAGAATTACCCTAGTAGCGAGGACCACGAAATCCCCGTCACAAGGAGCACCAGGAGAAGTAGGAGACTTCAAGTCTTTGCTGAGGAAGTCCAGGATGGTCACAAGAAAGCAAACTTGAAAGCAAATATAcctgaaaaaagcagcaatgtTGCAAATCAATCTGAGGACGCTAAAGGTGGAACATTGGATAATACAGCATTGCCgaagaatgaaaacatgacaaagctgCCCGAAAGAAACGGATGTATTTATGATCAAGATTTAGGGGGAATAGAAGACATGGAGTGTGGTGAGAGGACATCTTATGTGAGCCCAACAGAAGGTGCTGAAGAATGCATTGCTGAAGTGCCAAATCCTGAAAGTTTGTCTGAAGCTAGTGCTGCTTGTTGTGTCCCTGTGGTCCCAAGCTCTACAAGTCCAACTGAAGCAGCTGTGGTAGATCCAACACTTGAAAGTGACAATCCGGCCAATCGCTTCCCAGATGGTATTCAGTTGGAGACTTCAGCCCGTGAGACCAGATGTGCTGGAACAGAAAACGAGGAGAAGAACGACAGCGAGCTGGACACAGAGCAACTGCTCAAGACCTTTAAAGCTGCCAAGAGGAAATCTTTCCATCTCGGTGGTCCAAATGCGAAAAGGAGCCGTAGTTCAGACCGAGAAGATGTTCAGCGtgctgaggcagaggagaacCGGCGTGTTTGTTCTGGTGTTGAATCTGCAGACAATCCCATACACACAAAGATATCTGAGATCACCAGCCGAGAGGCATTAAGAGACGATGAGAACTCGTCATGTAGTGACTTGATCTCTCCTTCTAACTCGCCAGGCCTGAAAAGAAAAACGGTCGAGAAACCAGATCAAGTGGTGGTCGTAGCCTCAATCTCTGATAGCAGTTGCTCTAGTCAAGTCACAGCGGGTGGCAAATGTGTCTCCAGGAATAGTGTTAGCAGTGCCCTCACACCTAATAAAGTGTCAAAATGTGAGGCAGAAAGTCCTCACCTGCCTGTTGTGCCTCAAGTGGTAGAATCTGGGCTCTGCTTCATGGTCGTTGAACACGAGGAGCTAAACGAGGCCTCCCAGTATTCTCAAGTCACAAAGGAACAGCTTGATGGTACCTTGAGGGAGGAGGTAAGAGACGGCATTTCTGTGGGCAATTCCAGCCGAAAACGTTCGGTCAATGCAGAAAACGAGTCCTCTTTAACTCCCGATGGCCTCGAAATGCCAGTCGTGCAAATTGCAGACGAAGCAAAGTCGTGCGGCCGTGGCAGCGGAGAGCTCAGCGCCCTGTCCTCCATTGAGAGCATGCCGAGGAAGAGGACGAGGGCCCAGAGGCTCGCGTCTTCCTCTGACTCATCAGATAGCAGCGCAGAGGGATTTCTAACTTTGGCGGAAGTTTTCAAGACATCGGCTCCTCCCCTGCGCCGTGAGCCGGGAAGCTCAAATGAAGCTGGGAGATGTGAGGGAGCTACGGCTGAGGGAGAGGAACAGTTGTGCCGTCCACCTGCATGCCCAAGCCCCGACTGCGTTAGTTCCAGCCAAGCATCTGTGGACTTGTTCGGCACGCCAGATGAAT gtgaTGTCCCAGTAAATGACCCCGGTGTTTCTGTGGAATCATCACAATTTTCAAGCGAGGTCCTTGTTACCCAG CAAAAGCTGGAGATACAGAAGGAGCTGGTGAGATTGGAGAAGTTGATGGCTCTTGTGTCAGAGGTGCttcaggagaaagaagaaagtcCTGCAAAAGAAGTCCCCTCGAAAACCAACCAAAGCAGCAAAACCGCAG GCCCAGACACTCACAGACCCCTCCCGTGTGACCAGGTCACAGGTTCTGACAG GAAATGTGTTCCAGAAGCAGAACAGGAGCCCAGCACAAGACCATCTGATGGCAAAGAGGTCACACAGCCCGGTGTGTCAAAGCACTGCATTGCAGATATGG CACAACGTTCCGCACCCACAGCGCCGAGTGTAAAAGGCACCGGACCCTCCAAGACACTTAGTTCAAGTTCAGCAGCCAAACAGAGCAATGGTTCACCATCAGACGggcaggaagacaaagaaaacagagataGAAGCAAAGCAAAGATGGTGCTTGTGTCATCTGGATTAGGGCCCAATGAACAG ATAATGGTGAAAAAGTTTGCCAAGCGAGTTGGTGCCCGTGTGGTCTCCCAGGTGACGCCAGAGGTGACCCATGTCATAATGCACACGG ATGAACGACTGGTGTGTGAGCGCACGCTGAAGTACTTCCTTGGCATTGCAGGCAGGAAGTGGGTGGTGAGCTTCCACT GGATTTCAGAGTGCTTCAAACAGAAGAAAGTCTTAGATGAG AGTGTCTTTGAAGTGAGAGGTGACGTGGTGAATGGAGCCAACCACCAGGGCCCGATGAGAGCTCGCAGCACTGAAGACAACCAC ttgCTTATGAAGGGCTACAGGATCTGCTTCCAGGGGCCGTTTACAGACATGACTACAG